A window of Nicotiana sylvestris chromosome 8, ASM39365v2, whole genome shotgun sequence genomic DNA:
CACCAGACATGAAGCCACCATCAGTCTCCCCATGTCCAAAACCAAGTTCAATTCCAATCATATTCGCACCCCATGCCCCCATGACCCCATCCAATTACATTAATGCATCCTACATAATAAGTACTCGCTCGCACAATcgaaataccaaaataacatctagaatcACAAATCgaacaccaaaacacatgaattCAATATGGAactcaaaaacttctaaaaaGCTTCCATGCGTCTGATTCCTattaaatcaactcggaatgatgccaaattttgtgTGCAGGTCAGGAATCACGACACGAAACTATTCTCAGGCTGGGAATACCAAAAGAGACTCGATAACACCAAAGCCTACTCGAAACCAAATTTAAGCAAATAGAAAAACCTTCAACGAACAACCTTCCCACATTAAGCGCCGAAACGCTCCCAAGTTATccgaaacccgatccgaacatatgccTAGGTTCGAATTCATTATACGAATCTATTGGGAACTTCAAATCCTGGTTCTGAAGTTTTTTACCCAAAAggttgactcaagtcaaacttggcaaccttaggccactattaaggaactaagtgtttcGATTTCAACCAGAACCCTTCCAAACCTATACCGACCATCTTCACAAGTCATAAAGCACTAAAAGCTCATATGGGGAGTCTTAATTAGGAAAATGGGGGtctagaaagcaaaacaaccTGCTGGTCATTACATTCCCCACCTCGTAAACAagtgttcgtcctcgaacgtgtttAGAATGATACCTGGAGTGCTGAATAAGTGCGGATATATGCTCCTCATGTCCTCCTCTGCCTCGCAAGTCGCTTCCTTGACTGGTTGACCCCTCTACTCGACCATCACGATAGAAATTTTCTTGGACCTCAACTAGCGAGCTTGCTTGTCAACAATGGCAACTTGCTTCTCCTCATAGCCTAAATTCTCATCTAGCTGAACCGTGCTGTAATATAACACATATGATCTGTTGGTATGGCACCTCCGTATCATAGGCACATGGATGACCAGATGAATTCCCGATAGAGTGGAAGGCAAAACAAGCTTATAAGTAACCTCCCCAACTTTcctcaacacctcaaataggCCAATAATCCTTGGGCTCAGCTTTCCCCTCTTCCTGAACCTCATGACgcccttcatcggcgagactttcaagaggaacTTCTCACCCACCACAAATGATAAGTCACACTTTTTCTgatccacgtaactcttctgtctggattgtGTTGTGTGAAGCTGCTCTTGAATAAAATTTACCTTCTTCAAGGCATCCCTCACTAAATCAGTGCCATATAACTTAGCTTCGCCAGGCTCAAACCATATGATGGGCGAACGgcatcgccgaccatataaagcctcaaatgaagccatctcgatgctggactgataattgTTATTGTAAACAAATTCGCCAAGGGCAAGAATCTATCCCACTGCTCTACGATATCGATGACACATGCTTTGAGTATATCCTCTAgaatctgaactgtccgctccaACTGCTCGTCGGCCTGCAGATGAAAAACTGTGCTGAGCTCTACTCGGGTACCCAACTCGCTCtgtactgctctccaaaaatgtgaagTGAATTGAGGGCATCAATcagatatgatggaaacaggcacaccatgcaaccaAAAAATCTCCTAAATGTATATCTAGGCCAAACTCGCTGAAGAGCAAGTGGTCACCATCAGAATAAAACGTgccgacttggtcagcctataaCCAATGAgacaaatggcatcaaacttcctcaataTCCACAACAACCCAACAAAGAAGTCTATAGTGATGCGCTCCTACTTCCACTGTGGTATAACCATCTATTGGAGTAGGCCATTTGTCCTGGTGGTCATTcttgacctgctggcaatttagacaTCTCGCCATatactcaactatgtccttcttcatccgccgctaccaataatgctgcctcataTTGCAATACATCTTTATAGCTCCTGGAAGAATagtgtgtgcctcctctagaattttctccctcaagccatcaacattaggaaaaCACAGGCGACCCTGAAGTCGCAGAATGCAATCCTCGccaatagtaacctccttggAACCACCATGTAGTATTGTTTCTCTGAGCACTAACAAGTGCGGATCATCGTACTGACGAGCCTTGATCCTCTCAAGCAAATAATACTGAGCCACAATACATGCAAGAAATcaactaggctctgaaatatcaaACGTCATAAGTATATTAGCTAAGAACTGAATGTCCAAAGACAACGGGgtctcctctgctgaaatgaatgccaaactgCCTATACTCTCAGCCTTTCGACTCACGGCATCCACAACAACATTCGTTTTGCCCGAATTGTAAagtatggtaatatcatagtcctttactAACGCAAGCCACATTCActactatcacgacccaaaccgatgggccgcgacgggcacccgacaccttactcaaccgagtaccaatgtaacgtatctttcatattgcatcatcatatacacgtgatatACGGTCATAATAGGCCAACATTATCATCTACAAACTCAAAACAAAggacgacaaggccgtacaattttttatatacacgacatatgtctacaagcctctaagggtACATATATgttataaaggtcgggacagggtcccgccttaccaaacaatacacgtctaaatcatactaaccaaacgagcaactccgaagtaaatggagcgcaccaatatctttcgctgagctgatagactgcttggagggctctcgacctgtctatcgagacctgcgggtatgaaatgcagcgtccccaagcaaaagggatgtcagtacgaataatgtaccgagtatgtaaggcacataaataaatacataagaggcatggaagacatatagattacatgacttaacctgtaagtctgaacaactttgtaaatcataaattacttttagcgtcgtGCATATGAGTATGAatgccatgtcgtgcataggtacatattttataacatcattagcctctgagggcatcccatcatatcatatcggccattgtgggcaaaatcatcatcgtataccagctgatcaggtggtggtgcgtatataacgccataacctttcccatatcccatatacaaatatacatacatatatacgtgtatataacgccgtttgaatcatacttacatatatatgcatatataacgccgtttgaatcatatttcggccactgtgggcaatatcattatcatataccaactgatcaggtggtagtgcgtatataatgccgtaaccttttcccattccatatacatatatttacatatatacacgtatataacaccatctggtcatgggtcaatgcacatgaatgcaatgcatgaaaagtacgtcaataaaatcattcggaaggtcataagaccactttgcgtcttgagcaatatcataaagtaacatcttttcaactttcgtatttttctgagacccataatagatgataaaatattatgacacatgagaattaaagaacatagatatttctattacttccatgagtagagtcacttatggaatttgtgcatttgcacatttcgttcatatcgtatggatcatgccgaaagaaagaagggatagccttaacatacctggagtatggAATAAAAATTCGTATGTTATTTTTGGAAAGATTGcgccgtactcctttagaatcgtaaaatctcacgttgctaatgtgctaataattctcgttggaattATTTGATTGCAAGAAGATGTTTTTGAAAATTTGTAGGAATTGAAAGAAATGGCTAACGTTCTGATTCATTCTATATGACTTACAAGAATTACAATGACAAGTTACAATCCTAATTCACGTTTTCACCTACTCAAAACTTATAAGGATTGCTTATAAAATATGTCTTGTATTCGACATACAAAAATGTCGTGTCTCGTAGTCATTTTTCCACCTAACCAATATCAATCAAGAGTCATTTGGTTATAGAATgtcttgctgccacgtggggtggggtgggaaatttaatcttatccaaatatatcctcaattaattaggtaatgtcccattacccggtaattaatcaattgcccgtaaaattgaaaattattcctacttacttaaaatattgctcacttttaacatactttatacaccttactatcatggccatgtggtactttgtatggtactagtccataaataccgggtattttagttcgggccatattttatcccaaaatgccaaattttgaCAAAATtgattttcttagacttgctccccttttcaccttcatgaatttactaatcacttgtgaaattacAAAATCCTTATAATcctcaaataatcttttccttggactgatgtcaattaccttacgacaaactcAACATAAAATACTGcaggtgcaacactgtcgtaaatTTTTACTGCAAAGCGCAACATCACCGTAATAAAATACGGGTTTAGTAGTGTCGTAatttattactgcgaagcgtaacatctccataatgtaatactgctgggtagaacactgtcataacttaatactgcaggacgtaatattgacATAATATTGcgaggtgtaacatcattcccccctttggaacattcgtcctcaaatgttgactgatgctcttatcatttttgtAACTTATAGCTCTTATGAATACATTAATACTCTACTTGCGATTCAAGCAGTTTCTCTGTGAATAAAtctaaagtctagggtattccccccttttgtctttttgctcatatcatgacctgtggtcgaaatcttcctaatcatGCAACTTCTGTTACCTCTGTCATGcggcctgtatgaccctggctttgtaggtgcacttatgcgattcatctttccttttttctttttaccttttagTCGATCTGTAGgtcttactttgtatatacaatgcttaataggatgcctctctgggcctctataggtatattGAATTCCTTTGCACGATACTTTGTTGAATttatgaatattgctatatctcatcgcataggtccgtttaaccatccgtgtgaatttactgccataactcttactttagtTTATCactgctgaggtctgctacccaGTCCCAGCTCACTCTCGTTGCTCATTCCATATGTacaaatttaagtcctttaatgcttcctcattactattcatctttagaatgacaacctaatcttatctcatactttgtaacttttgtccatccattgttgattcacctcaatattgatctaatataccactaataacttaaccttttatgtaatattactgctaggattcacgttttatcggggaacgtctaaaatgattagattgatccacctagggcgataccctgctttcataaccATACCACACAACATCCCAATGCGATTCACCTTGTGTGGGTACTTTAATCCTAtccaattcataagatccatttcttttcttcgttgaataattactcaatcgaaggcccaaacgtcatctttTTTTCTATCACAATTAAACCCTCATTCTATTACAAGGGTGgcattctaaatgctattagtcttagactcctttgaatTCATTCAGGCagtagtgagctttgtataatttagagaaaccatctgctcttcttgttttcatgggcttaatcatgaggacttatccattttgttACATTCTTATTCGCATATTCTTATCCTTGCTCCTGCCTTCTAGAACCTTGTCATGTCATCATACAATAACTTGTGACCTACACatctctatttatattacttgcaacctttcaacttgcttgctTCATAGATTTCCTTTTGTcatttggaacatcaagcgagacatcacatcgtctccaacttttctttactctcttagtcaagcttttcgatacctagaccataggctggaaggtatgctaCTGATGATGCCGATATTATTCCTATATAATGAACTCGTACGCTGTTCACATTTACCTTTCTTACCTTAAAATATCgtatcatatcttttatctccttcataacctcgcttccacctaggtgtaattcacgtccataacttgaagctctattataatacttgcacctctggtgcatacacaatccggtgggagcttcatactgacttcttatgaggctggtacttcttctaactgacTTCCTTGTAGGTCCATTATTTATTATGAtcgttgtgttatttctcttgaacatctgatattaagagtgattctgtcatgttctccagcacaacttctataatttttttaggttcaataatcagactcctgatttacttcggtgatgtaattctttagttccctcttccttctgatcaacctttacgtaggcttaagctatcttccgacctttggctcatggtatcagttattacctcagcctttcatgggcgttacagaatatccatgacacaatcttctaacaattcaatcctttgtctatgccctgagCTTAATTCTtgcttttaacttataccggaatctTTTACGGCTATATGATAGTCAACATATATGCTACATGTATAAGaatccaaactcttaagtgcgttcataacgtcaccaactcgggatcattgatcaaatcattcctttcgttccttctcagtTTTCTTTTTAACGTAAGTTATTACCTTTCCTGATCTTTATttccccttgttgcgtgcatacttagcttatcttagctcCCACGCATGCCGAAatttccatacaactcatatgattttTGAATATTTCTTTTGGTTTTTACTTCCAATTTACTAGCCACGGTAGATTCCTCTTTCTTATGGAGGacgtacaatgttgttgtgaaactgtgcttaggttgaagccttcttcctcatttcctcagctagtccttcactgtagtacttagggagaacccttgacacTCGTAaaactgtgagcttattacggacctgtTCGAtgttcttacttgcctataatcatccgtagt
This region includes:
- the LOC104216078 gene encoding uncharacterized protein gives rise to the protein MASFEALYGRRCRSPIIWFEPGEAKLYGTDLVRDALKKVNFIQEQLHTTQSRQKSYVDQKKCDLSFVVGEKFLLKVSPMKGVMRFRKRGKLSPRIIGLFEVLRKVGEVTYKLVLPSTLSGIHLVIHVPMIRRCHTNRSYVLYYSTVQLDENLGYEEKQVAIVDKQAR